AAGCGCGAGAAAGGCGTTGGCGTGCGTCTCGGCGTAAAAACGACCGGGTGTTCCGGCATGGCGTATACCATGGAATTCGCCGATGAAGTCGATGCAGGCGATACGGTGTTCGAGGACAAGGGCATCAAGATCCTCGTCGGTGCCAAGAGCTTGGTATACCTTGAGGGTACAGAGCTCGATTACGTGCGCGAAGGGTTGAACGAAGGGTTCAAGTTCAGCAACCCGAATGAAAAATCGCGCTGCGGCTGTGGCGAAAGCTTTAACGTTTAGGCGCGACATGAGCGGCTCCCAATTCGACTACGCGCTCAATCATTTTGAGCTGTTCGGGCTCGCGCCCGAGTTTGAGCTTGATATGCAGGCGCTGGAGGAGGCGTATCGCGGATTGCAGGCTCGCTATCACCCGGATCGCCATGCTTCGGGCGATGCGCGAGATCAACGCGAAGCGTTGCAAGCGGCAACCCGGCTCAACGAAGCCTACCGCACCTTGCGTGATCCGCGGCTGCGCGCGGGTTATCTACTGGGCATGGCCGGAATCGAGTTCGATGCGGAGCGGGATACGCTACAGGATCCCGATTTCCTCATGCGACAACTGGAATTGCGCGAGGCGCAGGAAGAAGCCGCACAAGCGGACGACCCGATCGCCGCTCTGGAAGGCTTGCATCTGCGTCTGCGGCGCGAACGCGACGCAATGATCGCTGCATTCGCCGCGCATTATGCGCAGGGCGCGTTTGATACCGCCAAGGCTGATGTGCTGCGG
This genomic stretch from Acidihalobacter ferrooxydans harbors:
- the iscA gene encoding iron-sulfur cluster assembly protein IscA, whose translation is MTITLSDTAADRMRSFLAKREKGVGVRLGVKTTGCSGMAYTMEFADEVDAGDTVFEDKGIKILVGAKSLVYLEGTELDYVREGLNEGFKFSNPNEKSRCGCGESFNV
- the hscB gene encoding Fe-S protein assembly co-chaperone HscB; translation: MSGSQFDYALNHFELFGLAPEFELDMQALEEAYRGLQARYHPDRHASGDARDQREALQAATRLNEAYRTLRDPRLRAGYLLGMAGIEFDAERDTLQDPDFLMRQLELREAQEEAAQADDPIAALEGLHLRLRRERDAMIAAFAAHYAQGAFDTAKADVLRLSFYDRLCEQLDEQLATLEDAALD